Proteins encoded by one window of Arabidopsis thaliana chromosome 2, partial sequence:
- a CDS encoding TOX high mobility group box protein, putative (DUF1635) (Protein of unknown function (DUF1635); CONTAINS InterPro DOMAIN/s: Protein of unknown function DUF1635 (InterPro:IPR012862); BEST Arabidopsis thaliana protein match is: Protein of unknown function (DUF1635) (TAIR:AT5G59760.1); Has 114 Blast hits to 114 proteins in 19 species: Archae - 0; Bacteria - 0; Metazoa - 0; Fungi - 0; Plants - 102; Viruses - 0; Other Eukaryotes - 12 (source: NCBI BLink).), producing the protein MEELGSIWFYQESMDELRQKLQYSSFELEAVKAKANEETKLHQEEVKNLLHLLKLARQERDEAKDQLQKLLTIKTNSSITESNSHGSSPVDSFFEPVSSSEFSNFNMVPEPINQVKFKNRQQLVNRNLKKIDPVDALMDEIIKGKALPEKGKLLQTVMESGPLLQTLLVAGPLPRWRNPPPLQQSFRVPPISNSYGCLPATTTTSMLNFRGCSVPRIATGIEVATKRQRFH; encoded by the exons ATGGAAGAGTTGGGTTCTATTTGGTTTTACCAAGAG AGTATGGATGAATTAAGACAAAAGCTTCAATATAGTTCCTTTGAACTCGAAGCCGTGAAAGCAAAAGctaatgaagaaacaaaacttcaccaagaagaagtgaagaatcttcttcatcttctcaaacTTGCTCGTCAAGAAAGAGACGAAGCTAAAgatcaattacaaaaacttctcacaatcaaaacaaattcaagcATAACCGAGTCAAACTCTCACGGTTCTTCACCGGTTGACTCGTTCTTCGAACCGGTCTCATCCTCGGAATTCTCCAATTTCAACATGGTACCTGAACCGATTAACCAAGTCAAATTCAAGAACCGACAACAACTCGTTAACCGGAACTTGAAGAAGATTGATCCTGTGGATGCTCTAATGGATGAGATCATAAAAGGTAAAGCTTTACCGGAGAAAGGGAAGCTTCTTCAAACTGTGATGGAATCTGGACCGTTGCTTCAAACACTTCTTGTTGCTGGTCCACTTCCACGGTGGCGTAATCCTCCCCCGCTTCAACAGAGCTTTAGAGTCCCTCCGATCTCTAACTCTTACGGTTGTTTACCGGCGACGACAACGACTTCAATGCTGAATTTTAGAGGTTGCTCTGTTCCTAGAATTGCTACCGGAATTGAAGTTGCAACTAAACGACAACGATTTCAttag
- the AGL46 gene encoding AGAMOUS-like 46 (AGAMOUS-like 46 (AGL46); FUNCTIONS IN: DNA binding, sequence-specific DNA binding transcription factor activity; INVOLVED IN: regulation of transcription, DNA-dependent; LOCATED IN: nucleus; EXPRESSED IN: endosperm; CONTAINS InterPro DOMAIN/s: Transcription factor, MADS-box (InterPro:IPR002100); BEST Arabidopsis thaliana protein match is: MADS-box transcription factor family protein (TAIR:AT3G05860.1); Has 35333 Blast hits to 34131 proteins in 2444 species: Archae - 798; Bacteria - 22429; Metazoa - 974; Fungi - 991; Plants - 531; Viruses - 0; Other Eukaryotes - 9610 (source: NCBI BLink).) produces MARKKLNLTYIFNDRMRKRSFKQRREGFLKKLNDLKVLCDVNACAVVYNPFNSNPDVWPSKSEVNNIIKKFEMLPETQKKVKSVNHEEFLNLYISKVEKQSKKLIVENKETCLKEVMFKCLGGNMGDFVMNDNDRLDLCKFIDHYLRNLYHHKNVTLNNPNFEIGESSSLMDMAPTATTGNMATTVVDEGMTPLLIAEGSSSSFLNSPLFNSPQLTNELQLIVSQNHRLENSLASNLFFSEGQDICIPDMNQSIIPSNQGAEHVDFLESNFLPNNNQEVYIPVMDQDEVYNPNQNHYENQQGFIDEMMKYAEKTSFPWMVENHCYNHNQ; encoded by the exons ATGgcaagaaaaaagttaaatctAACTTACATTTTCAATGATAGAATGAGGAAAAGATCGTTCAAGCAGAGGAGAGAAGGATTTCTGAAGAAACTCAATGATCTCAAGGTTTTATGCGATGTTAATGCATGTGCGGTCGTCTACAATCCATTCAACTCAAATCCAGATGTGTGGCCATCAAAATCGGAGGTGAATAATATCATCAAGAAATTTGAGATGTTACCGGAGACCCAAAAGAAAGTTAAATCGGTGAACCACGAAGAATTTCTCAATCTATACATCTCAAAAGTCGAAAAGCAAAGTAAGAAATTAATTGTAGAAAATAAGGAGACTTGCTTAAAGGAGGTCATGTTCAAGTGTCTTGGTGGGAACATGGGAGATTTTGTTATGAATGATAATGATCGTCTTGACTTATGTAAGTTTATTGATCACTATCTTAGAAATCTTTATCATCATAAAAATGTAACCCTCAAcaatccaaattttgaaatcggagaatcttcttcattaaTGGATATGGCACCAACCGCTACAACTGGAAACATGGCAACAACTGTAGTAGATGAAGGCATGACACCACTTCTTATTGCTGAAGGGAGTTCCTCCTCATTTTTGAATTCTCCACTCTTCAACTCTCCTCAGCTAACCAACGAGTTGCAGCTTATAGTCTCTCAAAACCATAGATTAGAGAATTCTCTGGCAAGTAATCTCTTTTTCAGTGAAGGGCAAGACATTTGCATTCCAGATATGAATCAG TCCATAATCCCATCAAACCAAGGAGCAGAACATGTGGATTTTCTTGAAAGTAATTTTCTACCTAATAACAATCAAGAAGTTTATATCCCAGTTATGGATcag GATGAAGTTTAcaatccaaatcaaaatcattatgAGAACCAACAAGGATTCATTGACGAGATGATGAAATATGCTGAGAAAACAAGTTTTCCTTGGATGGTAGAGAACCACTGTTATAATCACAACCAGTAA
- a CDS encoding C2H2-type zinc finger family protein (C2H2-type zinc finger family protein; FUNCTIONS IN: sequence-specific DNA binding transcription factor activity, zinc ion binding, nucleic acid binding; INVOLVED IN: regulation of transcription; LOCATED IN: intracellular; EXPRESSED IN: 8 plant structures; EXPRESSED DURING: 4 anthesis; CONTAINS InterPro DOMAIN/s: Zinc finger, C2H2-like (InterPro:IPR015880), Zinc finger, C2H2-type (InterPro:IPR007087); BEST Arabidopsis thaliana protein match is: C2H2-type zinc finger family protein (TAIR:AT5G59820.1); Has 1339 Blast hits to 1281 proteins in 119 species: Archae - 0; Bacteria - 0; Metazoa - 497; Fungi - 0; Plants - 827; Viruses - 0; Other Eukaryotes - 15 (source: NCBI BLink).) → MERGRSDMEMINNMANCLILLSKAHQNDTKSRVFACKTCNKEFPSFQALGGHRASHRRSAALEGHAPPSPKRVKPVKHECPICGAEFAVGQALGGHMRKHRGGSGGGGGRSLAPATAPVTMKKSGGGNGKRVLCLDLNLTPLENEDLKLELGRFIF, encoded by the coding sequence ATGGAAAGGGGAAGATCAGATATGGAGATGATAAACAACATGGCAAATTGCTTGATTCTTCTATCAAAGGCCCATCAAAACGACACCAAAAGCCGTGTTTTCGCGTGCAAGACATGCAACAAAGAGTTCCCGTCGTTCCAAGCCTTGGGAGGTCACCGAGCCAGCCACCGGCGATCCGCAGCGCTTGAAGGCCACGCACCTCCTTCTCCTAAGAGAGTCAAACCGGTGAAACACGAGTGTCCCATATGTGGTGCTGAGTTCGCGGTAGGGCAGGCCTTAGGTGGTCACATGAGGAAGCATAGAGGTGGAtcaggaggaggaggtggccGGAGTTTGGCGCCGGCTACAGCGCCGGTGACGATGAAGAAATCAGGCGGTGGTAATGGAAAAAGAGTTTTGTGTTTGGACTTGAACTTGACGCCTTTAGAGAACGAAGATTTGAAGTTGGAGCTTGGGAGGtttattttctga
- a CDS encoding Histone superfamily protein (Histone superfamily protein; FUNCTIONS IN: DNA binding; INVOLVED IN: nucleosome assembly; LOCATED IN: nucleus, nucleosome; EXPRESSED IN: 22 plant structures; EXPRESSED DURING: 13 growth stages; CONTAINS InterPro DOMAIN/s: Histone H2B (InterPro:IPR000558), Histone-fold (InterPro:IPR009072), Histone core (InterPro:IPR007125); BEST Arabidopsis thaliana protein match is: Histone superfamily protein (TAIR:AT3G45980.1); Has 3535 Blast hits to 3431 proteins in 349 species: Archae - 0; Bacteria - 57; Metazoa - 2253; Fungi - 226; Plants - 491; Viruses - 2; Other Eukaryotes - 506 (source: NCBI BLink).) gives MAPKAGKKPAEKKPAEKAPAEEEKVAEKAPAEKKPKAGKKLPKEAVTGGVEKKKKRVKKSTETYKIYIFKVLKQVHPDIGISSKAMGIMNSFINDIFEKLAQEASKLARYNKKPTITSREIQTAVRLVLPGELAKHAVSEGTKAVTKFTSS, from the coding sequence atggcACCAAAAGCCGGAAAGAAACCAGCAGAGAAAAAGCCCGCAGAGAAAGCtccagcagaagaagagaaagtagCCGAAAAAGCACCagcagagaagaaaccaaaagccGGAAAAAAACTACCAAAAGAAGCAGTCACCGGAGGAgtcgagaagaagaagaaacgagtCAAGAAAAGCACAGAGACATACAAGATCTACATCTTCAAGGTGTTGAAACAAGTTCATCCAGATATTGGAATCTCAAGTAAAGCTATGGGGATTATGAACAGTTTTATCAATGATATATTCGAGAAACTTGCGCAAGAAGCTTCAAAATTAGCTAGGTATAATAAGAAACCTACGATTACTTCTAGGGAGATTCAGACAGCTGTTAGACTAGTGTTACCTGGTGAACTTGCTAAGCATGCTGTTTCTGAAGGAACTAAGGCTGTTACTAAGTTTACTAGCTCTTAG
- a CDS encoding forkhead box protein G1 (unknown protein; BEST Arabidopsis thaliana protein match is: unknown protein (TAIR:AT1G07795.1); Has 35 Blast hits to 35 proteins in 10 species: Archae - 0; Bacteria - 0; Metazoa - 0; Fungi - 0; Plants - 35; Viruses - 0; Other Eukaryotes - 0 (source: NCBI BLink).), whose translation MEPILEKTSTRWEVLVQTATWTILLMITVALASFAPEMAFVSKLKSSSDGFVRIPMDLPGEMLILPSEMVKNSYLDVFLPTIFAGVMVIASVSLLRSCFGIEGVVEEIEEQC comes from the coding sequence aTGGAACCAATTCTTGAAAAAACCTCAACACGTTGGGAAGTTCTTGTTCAAACAGCAACATGGACAATTCTCCTAATGATCACAGTGGCTTTGGCTTCATTTGCTCCGGAGATGGCGTTTGTGTCGAAATTAAAGTCATCTTCCGATGGGTTCGTTAGGATTCCGATGGATTTACCGGGAGAAATGTTAATCTTGCCGTCAGAAATGGTGAAGAATTCATATTTAGACGTTTTTTTACCAACGATATTCGCAGGAGTTATGGTCattgcttctgtttctttattaCGATCATGTTTTGGTATTGAAGGTGTTGtagaagaaatcgaagaacAATGTTGA
- the HIS4 gene encoding histone H4 (histone H4 (HIS4); FUNCTIONS IN: DNA binding; INVOLVED IN: response to water deprivation; LOCATED IN: nucleolus, nucleosome; EXPRESSED IN: 23 plant structures; EXPRESSED DURING: 14 growth stages; CONTAINS InterPro DOMAIN/s: Histone-fold (InterPro:IPR009072), Histone H4, conserved site (InterPro:IPR019809), Histone core (InterPro:IPR007125), Histone H4 (InterPro:IPR001951); BEST Arabidopsis thaliana protein match is: Histone superfamily protein (TAIR:AT5G59690.1); Has 3178 Blast hits to 3178 proteins in 446 species: Archae - 0; Bacteria - 0; Metazoa - 1790; Fungi - 358; Plants - 490; Viruses - 6; Other Eukaryotes - 534 (source: NCBI BLink).) — MSGRGKGGKGLGKGGAKRHRKVLRDNIQGITKPAIRRLARRGGVKRISGLIYEETRGVLKIFLENVIRDAVTYTEHARRKTVTAMDVVYALKRQGRTLYGFGG, encoded by the coding sequence atgtcagGAAGAGGAAAAGGAGGAAAAGGGTTAGGCAAAGGAGGAGCAAAGAGACACAGAAAGGTTCTAAGAGACAACATTCAAGGAATCACAAAGCCAGCGATTCGTCGTCTTGCTCGTAGAGGAGGTGTGAAGAGAATCAGTGGATTGATCTATGAAGAAACGAGAGGTGTGTTGAAGATTTTTCTGGAGAATGTGATTAGAGATGCTGTTACTTACACTGAGCATGCGAGGAGGAAGACGGTGACTGCTATGGATGTTGTTTATGCCTTGAAGAGACAAGGAAGAACTCTATATGGATTTGGTGGTTGA
- a CDS encoding UDP-D-glucuronate carboxy-lyase-like protein (UDP-D-glucuronate carboxy-lyase-related; BEST Arabidopsis thaliana protein match is: UDP-XYL synthase 6 (TAIR:AT2G28760.3); Has 831 Blast hits to 831 proteins in 250 species: Archae - 2; Bacteria - 368; Metazoa - 79; Fungi - 6; Plants - 222; Viruses - 0; Other Eukaryotes - 154 (source: NCBI BLink).) — MRVNMMEGLKRLMAGDKSGPINIGNPGEFSIVELAETVKALIKPDVEIKIVENIPDDPRQS, encoded by the exons ATGAGAGTAAACATG ATGGAAGGTCTAAAGCGTCTGATGGCAGGAGACAAATCCGGACCGATCAACATAGGCAATCCAGGTGAATTCTCAATTGTTGAGCTCGCTGAAACGGTTAAAGCG CTTATTAAACCGGACGTGGAGATAAAGATTGTGGAGAACATACCAGATGATCCGAGGCAAAGCTAA
- a CDS encoding UDP-D-glucuronate carboxy-lyase-like protein — protein MRVNMMEGLKRLMAGDKSGPINIGNPAY, from the exons ATGAGAGTAAACATG ATGGAAGGTCTAAAGCGTCTGATGGCAGGAGACAAATCCGGACCGATCAACATAGGCAATCCAG CTTATTAA